A DNA window from Paenibacillus andongensis contains the following coding sequences:
- a CDS encoding helix-turn-helix transcriptional regulator: MMTNIFYVEYDAAHASNFVFDIPEGHNCWLLVVTHTPALFWVNEELKEYPAHSGVLYHPHQKIYYRACEEQYKNDWIRFESNESYVTETSLPFGVPFSLNDPEYCHKIFQLLVSEHSFQKDYKESSIDCLLRTLFNKLLESYFQEVITPKYYNLLSLRTAIYSNPSQDWAVPRMADSIRISPGYLQTIYKKTFGISCMDDVITSRIRQAKEYLLHGSLSIAEVALRCGYNNVEHFCRQFKQITGFTPRKFHKQKEGASLERAAKP; encoded by the coding sequence ATGATGACCAACATTTTCTATGTTGAGTATGATGCCGCTCACGCAAGCAATTTTGTGTTCGATATCCCTGAGGGCCATAACTGTTGGCTGCTCGTTGTGACCCATACACCTGCCCTGTTCTGGGTCAATGAAGAATTGAAGGAGTACCCAGCACACAGTGGAGTTTTATACCATCCCCATCAAAAAATTTATTACCGAGCCTGCGAGGAACAATATAAGAACGACTGGATTCGATTCGAATCCAACGAATCGTATGTAACGGAAACATCGCTTCCATTCGGAGTGCCATTTTCATTGAATGACCCTGAATACTGCCACAAAATATTCCAACTCCTCGTCAGTGAACACTCTTTTCAAAAAGATTATAAAGAATCATCCATTGACTGCTTACTGAGAACCCTGTTTAACAAGCTGCTGGAATCTTACTTTCAAGAAGTAATTACGCCCAAATACTACAACTTGTTATCGCTTCGGACCGCCATTTACAGTAATCCTAGCCAGGACTGGGCGGTTCCAAGAATGGCCGACTCTATCCGCATCAGTCCTGGGTATTTGCAGACAATTTACAAGAAGACTTTCGGGATTTCTTGTATGGATGACGTGATTACAAGCCGCATCCGCCAAGCCAAGGAATATTTGTTGCACGGCTCTCTATCCATCGCGGAGGTCGCTTTACGCTGCGGGTATAACAACGTGGAGCACTTCTGCCGTCAATTCAAGCAGATTACGGGCTTTACACCTAGAAAGTTTCACAAGCAGAAGGAAGGCGCGTCTCTTGAGAGGGCCGCCAAACCGTAA
- a CDS encoding carboxylesterase/lipase family protein encodes MLRVVNVENGLVQGLPAADPRITSFKGIPFAAPPVGENRWRAPQPAKDWEGVLKAYEFAPVSMQVRQEIDDNNIYTREWAVEPDIAMDEDCLYLNVWTPANRADEKLPVYVWYFGGGLQVGHTAEMEFDGERIARRGIVVVTINYRLNVFGFLCHPEITAESPEAPANFGHLDQQSATRWVKRNIAAFGGDPDNITVGGQSAGGGSVMSQLTSPQNNGLFQRAIVQSGILTELYPGVRTPRFLRDITEAEKEGVQFFEFLGISSLAEARKLDAVSLRDKMLEYKAFWGTVVDNKFSVGNAFELFLQNKRLQVPVMFGHTSSEFFSAPEADSLDGIKNLAVDLFGDDANEFLEVCGFSSGNFDEVLKKASVSGIEYAIRIAGQANADTGANLPLYYYNFDAGIPGWDNPGTFHSVDLWFFFETLAKCWRPFVGKHYDLARQMCNYWASFIRCGDPNGKDSTGEDLPRWEPYTPKAPYGMRFVDQAEFSREQPSDMMQLLVRQYFKRKSDR; translated from the coding sequence ATGCTTAGAGTCGTAAACGTTGAAAATGGATTGGTACAAGGGTTACCGGCAGCCGACCCCCGGATCACGAGTTTCAAAGGGATCCCGTTTGCCGCTCCGCCCGTAGGAGAGAACCGCTGGCGTGCCCCGCAGCCCGCCAAAGACTGGGAGGGCGTGCTCAAAGCATATGAATTCGCGCCGGTCTCGATGCAGGTCAGACAAGAAATCGACGACAACAATATTTATACCCGGGAATGGGCTGTGGAACCGGACATCGCCATGGACGAGGACTGCCTCTACCTTAACGTGTGGACCCCGGCTAACCGTGCCGATGAAAAGCTGCCGGTGTACGTATGGTATTTCGGAGGAGGCCTGCAGGTCGGTCATACGGCCGAGATGGAGTTCGACGGGGAACGCATCGCCCGAAGAGGCATCGTCGTGGTTACGATCAACTATCGTCTGAATGTGTTCGGATTTCTATGCCACCCTGAAATCACGGCGGAATCGCCGGAAGCTCCCGCGAACTTCGGCCACCTCGATCAACAATCTGCTACAAGATGGGTCAAACGCAATATTGCTGCTTTCGGCGGCGATCCGGACAACATCACCGTCGGCGGACAATCTGCCGGCGGCGGAAGCGTCATGAGCCAGCTTACTTCACCGCAGAACAACGGCCTCTTTCAGAGAGCGATCGTGCAGAGCGGGATACTCACGGAGCTCTACCCGGGAGTCCGCACACCCAGGTTTCTACGCGATATTACGGAAGCCGAAAAGGAAGGCGTTCAATTCTTCGAATTTCTCGGCATTTCCTCGCTTGCGGAAGCCCGGAAGCTGGATGCGGTTTCTCTCCGAGACAAGATGCTGGAGTACAAGGCGTTCTGGGGCACCGTCGTCGACAATAAATTCAGTGTTGGCAACGCATTCGAATTGTTCCTTCAAAACAAGCGCTTGCAGGTACCGGTGATGTTCGGCCATACGTCATCCGAGTTTTTCAGCGCTCCGGAGGCCGATTCGCTGGACGGAATCAAGAATTTGGCCGTCGATCTATTCGGCGACGATGCCAATGAATTTCTTGAAGTTTGTGGATTTTCGTCAGGCAACTTCGATGAGGTTTTGAAAAAAGCTTCGGTAAGCGGCATCGAATACGCGATACGGATTGCCGGACAGGCCAATGCGGATACCGGCGCCAATCTCCCGCTTTACTATTACAATTTCGATGCGGGAATCCCAGGTTGGGATAACCCTGGAACGTTCCACTCGGTGGATCTCTGGTTCTTCTTCGAGACCCTCGCCAAATGCTGGAGGCCGTTCGTCGGCAAACATTACGATCTTGCCCGCCAAATGTGCAATTACTGGGCGAGCTTCATTCGTTGTGGAGATCCGAACGGTAAAGATTCTACGGGAGAGGACTTGCCTCGGTGGGAGCCCTATACGCCAAAGGCGCCGTACGGCATGCGATTCGTGGATCAAGCCGAGTTTTCCAGAGAACAGCCCAGCGATATGATGCAGCTCCTCGTGAGGCAATATTTCAAGAGAAAATCCGATCGATGA
- a CDS encoding carbohydrate ABC transporter permease, which translates to MSDTAVGLAPNDKVSGSHLTRKNKVQVSPTDKMITVLIYFLFSLYALICVYPFYSIIINTISANDISAKGDVIFYPMHIQFHNYVDVFKIPGLWNAAVVSVGRTVIGTTLTVGASAFLGFMFTQEDMWKRKFWYRFTVLTMFFNAGVIPWYLTMRSLHLTNNFLAYILPTIVAPFFIILVKTFVESTPKELQHAASIDGAGTMTLFFKIMLPICKPILATVAIFAAVDQWNSFQDTLLLVTESKLYSLQFILYNYISQASSISSMVNLENAGSTAITSLATKQTTTSIRMTVTIIVVAPILLIYPIFQRFFVKGIMIGAVKG; encoded by the coding sequence ATGAGTGATACAGCAGTAGGGCTGGCGCCGAATGATAAAGTGTCTGGCAGTCATCTCACTAGAAAAAATAAAGTCCAGGTCAGCCCAACAGACAAAATGATTACTGTTTTAATATATTTCCTGTTTTCCCTCTATGCGCTTATTTGTGTATATCCATTTTACTCTATCATTATTAATACGATAAGTGCAAACGATATCAGTGCCAAAGGTGATGTTATCTTTTACCCGATGCATATCCAATTCCATAACTACGTGGATGTGTTTAAAATACCGGGGTTGTGGAATGCAGCCGTTGTATCTGTAGGAAGGACCGTGATCGGAACCACTTTGACGGTAGGGGCTTCCGCCTTTTTAGGATTCATGTTTACCCAAGAGGATATGTGGAAGAGAAAATTTTGGTATCGCTTTACGGTTTTAACAATGTTTTTTAATGCCGGGGTTATTCCGTGGTATTTGACAATGAGGTCTTTGCATCTGACAAACAATTTTTTGGCCTATATTCTGCCGACAATCGTAGCTCCGTTTTTCATCATTCTTGTAAAGACTTTCGTGGAATCAACGCCGAAGGAATTGCAACATGCGGCAAGTATCGACGGGGCCGGGACCATGACCCTTTTTTTCAAAATCATGTTGCCCATCTGTAAGCCCATATTGGCTACGGTTGCCATATTTGCGGCAGTGGATCAGTGGAATTCCTTCCAAGACACGTTGTTGTTGGTTACGGAGAGCAAACTATATAGCTTGCAGTTTATTCTATATAACTATATTAGTCAGGCAAGTTCCATATCCAGCATGGTAAATCTGGAGAATGCCGGTTCGACAGCCATAACAAGTCTGGCAACAAAGCAAACCACTACTTCAATTCGAATGACGGTGACCATTATTGTTGTAGCGCCTATTTTGTTGATTTATCCGATTTTCCAAAGATTTTTTGTGAAGGGGATTATGATCGGTGCAGTGAAGGGATAA
- a CDS encoding ABC transporter permease subunit — protein MVRIEKYSKKSISMIKFLFIMPFMVLLGVFAYYPLYGWVYAFFDYTPPIPLSQSPFVGLKWFHTLVENQVKIDQTLQILKNTFGMSGLNLLFSWLPMIFAIFLTEIKSVRFRRFIQTVTTLPNFISWVLVYSLAFSMFSSEGIVNGLLKQLGFIDSPVLLLQNSDHVWIMMWIWTTWKTLGWSAILYIAAIMSIDDSLYEAAYVDGATRMRVIWHVVLPSMVPTYFVLLMLQIASFLNNGLEQYFVFQNAFNKDSIQALDLYVYNLAMGGGSYSVSVAISMLKSLISVVLLFSVNGLSKKLRGESIV, from the coding sequence ATGGTACGAATAGAAAAATACAGCAAGAAAAGCATCTCAATGATAAAATTCCTCTTTATTATGCCTTTTATGGTTTTACTTGGTGTCTTTGCGTATTACCCGCTATATGGTTGGGTTTATGCATTCTTTGACTATACGCCGCCGATTCCGCTGTCCCAATCGCCGTTTGTTGGTCTGAAGTGGTTTCATACCTTGGTCGAAAACCAAGTAAAGATCGATCAAACGCTTCAAATACTCAAGAACACGTTTGGGATGAGTGGCTTGAATCTGCTATTCTCCTGGCTTCCAATGATTTTTGCCATATTCCTGACTGAGATCAAATCCGTACGTTTCCGGAGGTTTATACAGACGGTAACAACCTTGCCGAACTTCATCAGTTGGGTATTGGTCTATTCACTGGCATTTTCAATGTTCTCTAGTGAAGGTATAGTCAACGGCCTTTTGAAACAACTTGGATTTATTGATTCCCCGGTATTACTTCTTCAAAACTCCGACCATGTTTGGATTATGATGTGGATATGGACGACTTGGAAAACATTGGGTTGGTCAGCCATATTGTATATAGCGGCGATTATGAGTATAGATGATTCTCTATATGAAGCGGCCTATGTAGACGGCGCGACAAGAATGCGGGTGATCTGGCATGTAGTATTGCCGAGTATGGTGCCGACCTATTTTGTTTTGTTGATGCTGCAAATTGCGAGTTTTCTGAATAATGGCTTGGAGCAATATTTCGTATTTCAAAATGCATTTAACAAGGATTCCATACAAGCTTTAGACTTATATGTTTACAACCTAGCAATGGGGGGCGGCAGCTATTCCGTGTCCGTCGCGATCAGTATGCTAAAGAGCTTGATTAGTGTAGTACTTCTCTTTTCTGTGAACGGACTATCAAAAAAACTAAGAGGAGAGAGTATTGTATGA
- a CDS encoding glycoside hydrolase family 43 protein: MHNLPKPHHPLVTHIFTADPSAHVFEGKIYIYPSHDLDHDGTDNDNGDQYAMEDYHVLSMDGFESPVIDHGQVLHLKDIPWASKQLWAPDAAFKAGTYFLYFPARDHDGIFRIGVATSTSPAGPFLPQPSYIEESFSIDPAVLVDDDNRAYLYFGGLWGGQLEKWQTSTFEPEAVGPAAEAPAIGPRVALLSEDMLSFQTAPLEVSIVDENGSPILAGDEDRRYFEGPWVHKYNGWYYLSYSTGTTHKLVYAVSRNPLGPYTFKGTILTPVIGWTTHHSIVQFEDKWYLFYHDSSLSEGVNHKRCVKYTELHYNEDGTIRTIDPY, from the coding sequence ATGCACAATTTACCGAAACCTCATCACCCGCTTGTCACCCATATCTTTACTGCCGATCCTTCAGCGCACGTATTTGAGGGGAAAATTTACATCTACCCGTCACACGATCTCGATCATGACGGCACCGATAATGACAATGGGGATCAATATGCAATGGAAGATTATCATGTTCTATCCATGGATGGCTTCGAGTCCCCCGTTATCGATCATGGGCAAGTCCTTCATCTGAAAGATATTCCCTGGGCTTCCAAACAACTCTGGGCTCCTGATGCTGCTTTTAAGGCTGGCACCTATTTCTTGTATTTTCCTGCCCGGGATCATGATGGGATTTTTCGAATCGGTGTGGCGACCAGCACGTCGCCGGCCGGTCCTTTTCTTCCTCAACCGTCTTATATCGAGGAAAGCTTCAGTATCGACCCAGCGGTGCTTGTTGATGACGACAATCGGGCTTACCTATATTTCGGCGGTCTTTGGGGCGGTCAATTGGAAAAATGGCAGACCAGTACTTTCGAGCCGGAAGCGGTGGGGCCGGCGGCGGAGGCGCCTGCTATAGGTCCTCGGGTCGCTCTGCTGAGCGAGGATATGCTGTCATTTCAAACCGCTCCGCTAGAAGTTTCGATTGTTGACGAAAACGGCAGCCCGATTCTCGCAGGAGACGAGGATAGACGCTATTTTGAAGGACCGTGGGTACACAAATATAACGGCTGGTACTACTTGTCCTACTCCACGGGCACCACCCATAAATTAGTTTACGCCGTCAGCCGGAATCCGTTGGGACCGTATACCTTCAAGGGCACGATCTTAACTCCGGTTATCGGCTGGACAACTCATCACTCCATTGTCCAGTTCGAAGACAAATGGTACTTATTTTACCACGACAGTTCTTTATCCGAAGGCGTTAACCACAAGCGTTGCGTCAAATATACGGAGTTACACTATAACGAAGATGGAACGATTCGGACGATCGATCCTTATTAA
- the fucU gene encoding L-fucose mutarotase, with protein sequence MLKGIPHILSPEMLKILMEMGHGDEILLADANFPAASHAQRLIRCDGHGIPELLEATMQLFPLDPYVKKPVALMQVVPGDPVETPIWNTYRTILKNHTQNSEPFEEVERFAFYERAKQAYAIIATGERALYANLILKKGVISG encoded by the coding sequence ATGTTAAAGGGCATACCTCACATCCTATCGCCTGAAATGTTAAAGATTTTGATGGAGATGGGCCATGGCGATGAAATCTTATTAGCCGACGCTAACTTTCCAGCAGCAAGTCATGCTCAAAGACTGATCAGATGCGATGGTCACGGAATACCTGAATTGCTGGAAGCAACGATGCAATTATTCCCGTTGGATCCTTATGTGAAAAAGCCTGTGGCCCTAATGCAGGTCGTGCCTGGAGATCCAGTAGAGACGCCAATCTGGAATACCTACAGGACAATTCTGAAGAACCATACGCAAAACAGCGAACCGTTTGAAGAAGTTGAACGCTTTGCCTTTTACGAGCGTGCGAAGCAAGCCTACGCGATCATAGCAACAGGCGAAAGAGCTTTATACGCAAATTTAATTTTGAAAAAAGGTGTTATCAGCGGTTAA
- a CDS encoding zinc-binding alcohol dehydrogenase family protein — MKGIVCEQIESFRMSVDLPEPELTEGHAIIGIRRIGICGTDYHAFKGNQPFFHYPRILGHELSGVIEQIGKNDEGLVIGDRVAIIPYMHCGKCLACRRGKTNCCKDMQVLGVHQDGGMRERISVPISHILKANGLTLDEAAIVEPLAIGAHAVRRSEVSESDTVLVIGSGPIGLGVMAFAKYAGARVIAMDINEERLAFCRSWAKADQTINALDSDVKQRLSEMTNGDFPVAVFDATGNATSMAKSFELVAHGGKLIFVGLVKGDIAFSDPEFHKRELTLMGSRNATVSDFDHVMDVLGKSVLDISQFITHRAAFDEMIDSFGTWLMPESKVIKAIVEV, encoded by the coding sequence ATGAAAGGAATCGTATGCGAGCAGATTGAATCATTTCGAATGTCGGTGGATTTACCTGAACCGGAGCTGACTGAGGGTCATGCGATCATAGGCATTCGGCGAATTGGCATATGCGGAACGGATTATCATGCGTTTAAGGGCAACCAGCCGTTCTTCCATTATCCGCGAATCTTGGGGCACGAATTGTCAGGTGTAATCGAGCAAATCGGCAAAAACGATGAAGGTCTTGTCATCGGAGATAGAGTAGCCATTATTCCCTATATGCACTGCGGCAAATGTTTAGCCTGCCGCAGAGGCAAAACAAACTGCTGCAAGGATATGCAAGTGCTTGGGGTGCACCAAGATGGCGGAATGCGGGAGCGAATTTCCGTTCCCATTTCGCATATTTTAAAAGCTAACGGTTTGACATTAGATGAGGCGGCAATTGTAGAACCTTTAGCCATCGGCGCGCACGCGGTACGACGATCGGAAGTTTCGGAATCGGATACGGTGCTTGTTATCGGTTCAGGACCGATTGGCCTAGGTGTCATGGCTTTTGCCAAATACGCAGGAGCAAGAGTCATTGCGATGGATATTAACGAGGAAAGGCTTGCTTTTTGCAGATCTTGGGCAAAGGCGGATCAGACCATTAACGCACTTGATTCCGATGTGAAGCAGCGTCTTTCCGAAATGACAAACGGCGATTTTCCTGTTGCCGTGTTTGACGCCACTGGTAACGCTACTTCGATGGCCAAATCGTTCGAATTGGTTGCTCATGGCGGGAAGCTCATTTTTGTAGGTCTGGTAAAAGGCGACATCGCGTTTTCGGATCCTGAATTCCATAAACGTGAGCTAACGCTCATGGGCAGCCGAAACGCAACAGTTTCGGACTTCGATCACGTCATGGACGTTCTTGGGAAATCCGTCCTGGATATCAGCCAATTTATCACGCATCGTGCTGCTTTTGACGAGATGATTGATTCGTTCGGAACGTGGCTGATGCCGGAGTCGAAGGTAATAAAAGCGATCGTAGAAGTCTAG
- a CDS encoding aldo/keto reductase, whose translation MKYRPLGKTGLEVSTLSFGASSLGSVFRQTDDTEAIRTVHAAIDAGINYMDVSPYYGATKAETVLGKAISQVSRENFYLSTKAGRYGVDTFDFSSSRIESSLEESLRRLKTDYVDILFLHDIEFVQPEIILQEAIPALERLKQQGKIRFTGICGLPLALFEQLLPKVQVDAIISYCHYSLNDTSLLRILPLLETFGVGLVNASPLSMGLLSTRGTPEWHPASPELKATCLQAAQLVAERGEDIAKLAVQFSTNNERIPTTLVSTANPVNIQKNAKWTDEPMDLDLLNEVLHILKPIHNKTWVSGLPQYNENILV comes from the coding sequence ATGAAGTATCGCCCCTTAGGAAAGACAGGATTGGAAGTCTCCACGCTTAGCTTCGGCGCTTCCTCCCTTGGTTCCGTATTTCGCCAAACGGATGACACGGAAGCCATTCGCACCGTACATGCGGCTATTGATGCTGGTATTAATTATATGGATGTTTCACCTTATTATGGAGCCACGAAAGCTGAAACGGTATTAGGCAAAGCGATCAGTCAAGTGTCTCGTGAGAACTTCTATTTATCTACAAAAGCCGGCAGATATGGTGTGGATACATTCGACTTTTCAAGCTCGAGAATTGAATCCAGTTTGGAAGAAAGTCTGCGCAGGCTGAAGACGGATTATGTCGATATATTGTTCTTGCATGATATTGAATTCGTTCAACCGGAAATCATTTTGCAAGAAGCGATACCTGCATTGGAGCGGTTAAAACAGCAGGGAAAAATCCGATTCACAGGCATTTGCGGTTTGCCTCTGGCTTTGTTTGAACAACTATTGCCGAAAGTTCAAGTCGATGCCATTATTTCTTACTGTCATTACTCTCTGAATGATACTTCCCTATTGCGAATACTACCGCTCTTAGAAACATTCGGTGTCGGACTTGTCAATGCTTCCCCCTTATCGATGGGATTGCTAAGCACTCGTGGAACTCCTGAATGGCATCCGGCTAGCCCGGAATTAAAAGCAACTTGCCTTCAGGCTGCACAGTTAGTCGCAGAGCGCGGAGAAGACATTGCGAAGCTAGCGGTTCAATTCTCGACGAACAATGAACGCATTCCAACGACGCTTGTAAGCACAGCAAATCCTGTAAATATCCAAAAAAACGCAAAGTGGACGGATGAGCCCATGGATCTGGATTTGTTGAATGAAGTTTTACATATTCTAAAACCGATTCATAACAAAACTTGGGTCAGCGGACTGCCGCAATATAACGAAAATATTCTAGTATAA
- a CDS encoding UxaA family hydrolase, with protein MKPWVRLSPNDQVIIALASFSEGQKLTLEDGSPLILMEDVSRGHKIATDFVPVGHDVHKFGYSIGKASVDIEPGTWVHTHNLRTGLEGIVNYSYEPTRELNSSVNPADAHRTFMGYERPNGEVGIRNDIWIINTVGCINKTCELLAKKGNELFGDQVDGIAHFAHPFGCSQLGDDLKFTQKLLASLVNHPNAAGVLVVGLGCENNQIDLFKAAIGDYDPNRVKFLKSQDSEDELEEGITLIGELIDFARTFTRKPLPLAKIKIGLKCGGSDGFSGITANPLVGGVSDRLIAAGGTAILTEVPEMFGAETILMKRASDEDVFGRIVDLINDFKQYYIRHNQVIYENPSPGNKSGGISTLEEKSLGCTQKGGHSLVTDVIPYGERVVKTGLNLLEAPGNDLVSVTALTAAGAHIVLFTTGRGTPFGGPVPTVKISTNSELAGRKKNWIDFNAGRLLEGQSMEELIDELWESMIAIASGEMLTHNEKNGFKEIAIFKDGVIL; from the coding sequence ATGAAACCTTGGGTACGATTATCACCAAACGATCAAGTCATTATAGCACTAGCTTCGTTTTCGGAGGGACAGAAACTGACGTTGGAGGACGGATCCCCGTTGATTTTGATGGAGGATGTCTCGCGAGGTCACAAAATCGCAACAGACTTTGTCCCTGTAGGTCATGACGTGCACAAATTTGGCTATTCTATCGGCAAAGCATCTGTCGATATTGAGCCAGGTACTTGGGTACACACGCATAATTTGAGAACCGGTTTGGAAGGTATCGTGAACTACAGCTACGAGCCGACACGCGAATTAAATTCATCTGTAAATCCGGCGGATGCGCATCGTACATTTATGGGGTATGAGCGACCAAACGGAGAAGTCGGTATCCGCAATGATATTTGGATTATTAATACGGTTGGCTGCATTAATAAGACATGCGAGCTGCTGGCCAAAAAAGGTAACGAATTGTTCGGGGACCAGGTAGACGGCATCGCCCACTTCGCCCATCCGTTCGGATGCTCGCAACTAGGTGATGACCTCAAATTCACGCAAAAGCTGCTAGCCTCCCTTGTCAACCATCCGAATGCCGCTGGCGTGCTAGTCGTCGGGCTGGGGTGCGAGAACAACCAGATCGATTTGTTCAAAGCAGCAATCGGAGACTATGATCCGAATCGGGTCAAATTTCTAAAGTCGCAGGATTCGGAGGACGAACTGGAGGAAGGCATAACGTTGATCGGAGAACTGATCGACTTTGCCCGAACGTTCACCAGAAAGCCGCTCCCGTTAGCGAAAATCAAGATTGGCTTGAAATGCGGGGGGTCTGATGGTTTTTCCGGGATCACGGCGAATCCGCTTGTCGGAGGGGTTTCAGACAGGCTCATCGCCGCAGGAGGAACCGCCATACTTACGGAAGTGCCCGAAATGTTTGGAGCGGAGACGATACTGATGAAGCGGGCGTCGGATGAAGATGTATTCGGCAGGATCGTCGATCTAATCAACGATTTTAAGCAATATTACATTCGGCACAACCAAGTCATCTATGAGAATCCATCGCCCGGTAATAAATCCGGCGGCATTAGCACGCTTGAGGAAAAGTCATTAGGCTGCACCCAAAAGGGAGGCCATTCGCTTGTCACGGATGTGATTCCTTATGGTGAAAGGGTCGTCAAGACAGGGTTGAACTTGCTCGAAGCACCGGGGAACGATTTGGTTTCTGTTACAGCTCTTACAGCTGCAGGTGCGCACATCGTACTTTTCACGACGGGGAGAGGAACGCCGTTTGGAGGCCCTGTACCCACCGTTAAAATCTCGACAAACTCGGAGCTCGCTGGGCGCAAAAAGAATTGGATCGACTTTAATGCCGGCCGACTCCTGGAAGGCCAAAGCATGGAGGAACTCATAGATGAATTGTGGGAATCGATGATCGCAATCGCTTCTGGCGAGATGCTTACGCATAACGAGAAAAACGGGTTTAAGGAAATTGCTATTTTCAAGGACGGAGTGATTTTATGA
- a CDS encoding tagaturonate reductase, whose protein sequence is MMMERLNSNLLTGEQKRRFEAVSASPVTVLQIGEGNFLRGFADWMLHVSREQGLFHGSVAVTQPRSTGKAKIEELAAQDGIYTLVIRGLEDGLPVERQSMVSIFSQIINPYEEWNRFIALAESDDLRFVISNTTEAGIAYKQEQLSESPIASFPGKMAYLLYRRYLAFGGAEDKGLIFLPCELLERNGDTLRDIVIRYSLDWGFPDDFRAWLASSNRFLNTLVDRIVTGYPGEEQAQAWFSEWSYTDRLLTTAEPYHLWAIQGEETLDEQLPLQKAGLNVHWTNDLRPYQQRKVRILNAAHTWMAPLGILHGVEHVRELMEHQVLGQAVKAMVRFEIIPTLPYSVGEMNTYADTVFERFNNPFIRHRLSDISMNSLSKFKVRLLPSLSHYADLGLQIPEGLVVGMAGLLRYYCIAQVDGQFEGRDFQGGTYVVRDDAESLMRIAEIWAKTKKNGEDLQSTIKELLALTTVWGKDLSDWIGLADSICYWWVKAEGGDRG, encoded by the coding sequence ATGATGATGGAGCGATTAAACTCGAACTTATTGACGGGGGAACAGAAACGCCGGTTTGAAGCCGTCTCGGCTAGTCCGGTCACCGTTCTGCAAATTGGAGAAGGAAATTTCTTGAGAGGGTTCGCAGACTGGATGCTTCATGTAAGCAGAGAGCAAGGGTTGTTTCATGGAAGCGTCGCTGTTACCCAGCCCAGATCTACCGGCAAAGCTAAAATAGAAGAGTTGGCTGCGCAAGACGGGATCTATACACTTGTCATCCGGGGGTTGGAAGACGGTCTGCCGGTAGAACGCCAAAGTATGGTGTCCATATTTTCCCAGATTATCAATCCTTACGAGGAATGGAATCGGTTTATCGCCTTGGCGGAAAGCGATGACTTAAGATTCGTCATTTCCAATACGACGGAAGCAGGAATCGCATACAAACAGGAACAACTGTCTGAGAGCCCCATTGCTTCGTTCCCGGGAAAAATGGCTTATTTGCTTTATCGCCGGTATCTTGCGTTTGGCGGTGCAGAGGATAAAGGCTTAATCTTCCTCCCTTGCGAGCTGTTAGAAAGGAATGGAGATACACTTCGCGACATCGTCATTCGATACAGCTTGGATTGGGGGTTCCCGGACGATTTTCGGGCATGGCTGGCGTCGAGCAACCGTTTCTTGAACACGCTGGTCGATCGGATTGTCACCGGTTACCCGGGGGAAGAGCAGGCGCAAGCATGGTTTTCAGAATGGTCGTATACGGATCGGTTGCTGACGACAGCAGAACCGTATCATCTGTGGGCCATCCAAGGTGAAGAGACGTTGGATGAGCAGCTGCCGCTACAAAAGGCCGGATTGAACGTGCACTGGACAAACGATTTGCGCCCGTATCAGCAACGTAAAGTGCGCATCCTCAATGCTGCTCATACATGGATGGCGCCACTAGGCATTCTTCATGGTGTCGAACATGTTCGGGAGCTTATGGAGCATCAAGTTTTAGGGCAGGCAGTCAAGGCGATGGTTCGTTTTGAAATCATACCTACCCTTCCATACTCAGTAGGCGAGATGAATACTTATGCGGATACCGTGTTCGAAAGATTTAATAATCCGTTCATCCGTCACAGGCTTTCGGATATCAGCATGAACAGTTTATCAAAGTTTAAAGTTAGGTTGCTTCCATCACTTAGCCATTATGCTGATCTTGGACTTCAGATTCCGGAAGGACTCGTCGTCGGGATGGCCGGCTTGCTGCGATATTATTGTATAGCTCAAGTGGACGGTCAGTTTGAAGGTCGAGATTTTCAGGGAGGAACGTATGTCGTTCGAGACGACGCAGAGTCATTGATGCGGATAGCAGAAATCTGGGCGAAAACTAAAAAAAATGGTGAGGATTTGCAAAGTACCATAAAAGAGCTATTGGCTCTAACAACGGTTTGGGGCAAAGACCTTTCAGATTGGATCGGCTTGGCAGATTCGATATGTTATTGGTGGGTAAAAGCAGAAGGAGGGGATAGAGGATGA